In the genome of Carnobacterium pleistocenium FTR1, one region contains:
- the glyA gene encoding serine hydroxymethyltransferase produces the protein MKNNMNFDNEVFEAIEKENNRQEQNIELIASENFVSEAVLAAQGSILTNKYAEGYPGKRYYGGCEFVDVIENLAIERAQKLFGAEYVNVQPHSGSGANMAAFNALLTPGDTVLGMDLTHGGHLTHGSPVNFSGKTYHFISYGVDKETEELDYEVIQGLAKQHQPKLIIAGASAYSRKIDFARFRAIADEVGAYLMVDMAHIAGLVAAGLHQNPIPFADVVTTTTHKTLRGPRGGMILAKEKYRKALNSAIFPGIQGGPLEHVIAAKAVALKEASAPEFKVYAAQVIKNAKAMEAVFTASKGHLISGGTDNHLLLFDVTNFGLNGKQAEVLLDNVGITVNKNTIPFETLSPFKTSGIRIGTPAITTRGFDEEASKKVAELIIETLTANGDAEKMEAIQTQVHQLTAKHPLYDSKSK, from the coding sequence ATGAAGAACAACATGAATTTTGATAATGAAGTATTTGAAGCTATTGAAAAAGAAAACAATCGTCAAGAGCAGAATATTGAATTAATTGCCTCAGAAAACTTTGTATCTGAAGCAGTACTAGCCGCACAAGGAAGCATTTTAACTAATAAGTATGCAGAAGGCTATCCTGGAAAAAGATATTATGGTGGCTGTGAGTTTGTCGACGTTATTGAAAATCTAGCTATTGAGCGGGCACAAAAACTTTTCGGAGCTGAATATGTAAATGTTCAACCCCATTCAGGTTCTGGTGCAAATATGGCAGCTTTCAATGCTTTATTGACTCCTGGAGATACTGTATTGGGAATGGATCTAACACATGGCGGACATTTAACACATGGTTCTCCTGTAAATTTCAGCGGAAAAACTTATCATTTTATTTCTTATGGTGTAGATAAAGAAACAGAAGAACTAGATTACGAAGTGATTCAGGGTCTTGCCAAGCAACATCAGCCGAAATTGATCATCGCTGGAGCGAGTGCCTACTCTAGAAAAATAGATTTTGCACGCTTTAGAGCAATAGCAGATGAAGTTGGAGCATACTTGATGGTCGATATGGCTCATATAGCCGGATTAGTTGCCGCCGGATTACATCAAAATCCAATTCCCTTTGCAGATGTCGTCACAACGACAACCCATAAAACGTTAAGAGGACCACGCGGTGGAATGATTTTAGCTAAAGAAAAATACCGTAAAGCTTTAAATAGTGCCATTTTTCCTGGCATTCAAGGTGGACCATTGGAACACGTTATCGCAGCTAAAGCCGTTGCATTAAAAGAAGCGTCTGCTCCAGAATTCAAAGTTTATGCAGCTCAAGTCATTAAAAATGCAAAAGCAATGGAAGCCGTTTTTACCGCATCTAAAGGTCATTTGATAAGTGGCGGAACTGACAACCACTTGTTGTTATTCGATGTCACAAACTTTGGTCTAAATGGCAAACAAGCGGAAGTTCTTTTAGATAACGTAGGCATTACGGTCAATAAAAATACGATTCCATTTGAAACGTTGAGTCCTTTTAAAACAAGCGGCATTCGAATTGGAACGCCTGCTATTACAACAAGAGGCTTTGATGAAGAAGCTTCTAAAAAAGTGGCAGAATTGATTATTGAAACATTGACAGCTAATGGAGATGCTGAAAAAATGGAAGCTATCCAAACGCAAGTTCATCAATTAACTGCTAAACACCCTTTATATGATTCAAAAAGTAAATAG
- a CDS encoding Mur ligase family protein — translation MSIRSAFAIAVGRTTRWGLHTFLKGGSSYPGQLTQKIDPTVLGTLSRNYDVVIVTGTNGKTLTTALTYQVLKQKYPEIITNPTGANMLQGIISTFLEHHSYTKNGEKKAAVLEVDEASLIHVTKYIKPKAIIFTNVFRDQMDRYGEIYTTYQMMLNGAALAPDALIVSNGDAPIFNSKETVNKRVYFGFDHLPDGESKAHYNTDGVLCPICNNILHYKFLTYSNLGKYYCPNCDFKRPDLTYRLTELTHMDHESSSFKIEGEDFEIKIGGQYNIYNALAAYSVGRILDVSTDQIRAGFAASKRVFGRQEVIQIEDKEVTINLVKNPVGLNQVLEMMKLDPEPFSLVSILNANYADGTDVSWIWDANYEIVTDMNIKAVTVGGERVEDISARLEVAGIPEEELQVIPSIPEIIKNFKNAPTKKIYVLATYTAVLQLRKELANQGYIQGGM, via the coding sequence TTGAGTATACGTAGTGCATTTGCCATCGCAGTAGGAAGAACAACGAGATGGGGACTTCATACTTTTCTTAAAGGTGGAAGTAGTTACCCTGGTCAGCTAACACAAAAAATAGATCCTACCGTATTAGGTACTTTATCAAGAAATTATGATGTGGTTATCGTTACGGGAACAAATGGTAAAACGTTGACGACCGCTTTAACCTATCAAGTGTTGAAACAAAAATACCCTGAAATCATCACAAATCCCACTGGAGCAAATATGCTACAAGGGATCATCTCAACTTTTCTTGAGCATCACTCTTACACAAAAAATGGTGAGAAAAAAGCGGCTGTTCTTGAAGTTGATGAAGCTAGTTTGATCCATGTGACGAAATATATTAAACCGAAAGCAATCATTTTTACAAATGTTTTTCGTGATCAAATGGACCGTTATGGGGAAATTTACACGACTTATCAAATGATGCTGAATGGTGCAGCTTTAGCACCTGATGCTTTGATCGTCAGCAATGGCGACGCGCCCATTTTTAATTCTAAAGAGACCGTTAATAAACGCGTTTACTTTGGTTTTGACCATCTTCCAGATGGGGAATCGAAAGCTCATTACAACACAGATGGCGTATTATGCCCGATCTGCAACAACATTTTACATTATAAATTTTTAACTTACAGCAATCTTGGAAAATACTATTGCCCGAATTGCGATTTCAAGCGTCCAGATTTAACATATCGTTTAACGGAATTGACTCATATGGATCACGAATCTTCTAGCTTTAAAATTGAAGGAGAAGATTTTGAAATTAAAATCGGTGGACAATACAATATCTACAATGCTTTAGCTGCCTATAGTGTTGGCCGTATTTTAGATGTCTCTACGGATCAAATTCGTGCCGGATTTGCCGCATCAAAACGTGTTTTTGGTCGTCAAGAAGTCATTCAGATCGAAGACAAAGAAGTTACCATCAATTTGGTGAAAAATCCAGTTGGGTTAAATCAAGTCTTAGAAATGATGAAACTTGATCCAGAACCGTTTTCGCTTGTTTCTATTTTAAATGCTAATTATGCTGATGGAACAGATGTCAGCTGGATTTGGGATGCCAATTATGAAATCGTTACGGATATGAATATAAAAGCAGTTACTGTTGGTGGCGAACGAGTGGAAGATATCTCGGCTCGCTTAGAAGTAGCTGGCATTCCTGAAGAAGAACTCCAAGTCATTCCAAGTATTCCTGAAATAATCAAAAATTTTAAAAATGCTCCAACGAAAAAAATATACGTTCTAGCTACTTATACTGCTGTCTTACAATTGCGTAAAGAGTTAGCAAATCAAGGGTATATTCAAGGAGGTATGTAA
- the atpF gene encoding F0F1 ATP synthase subunit B: protein MLSPLVVGQITVGDSIVTLVSFLLLMLALKKVAWKPLMAMMEKREQLIARNIDDAESKKLDAERLLKEQQQQLEDTRNKASAVIEQARDTADKLEKEQLAAAKVEIARLKEEARKSIELERKQALASAQNDISRLSLDIAEKLIGKELSNEGHAELIEEYIERLANNNEVK from the coding sequence ATGCTTAGTCCGTTGGTTGTAGGGCAAATAACAGTTGGAGATTCAATCGTTACTTTGGTCTCATTTCTACTATTAATGTTGGCATTGAAGAAGGTTGCTTGGAAACCTCTGATGGCAATGATGGAAAAACGAGAACAGTTGATTGCAAGAAATATTGATGATGCTGAATCAAAAAAATTAGACGCAGAACGATTGCTTAAAGAGCAACAACAACAATTAGAAGACACACGTAATAAAGCAAGTGCGGTTATTGAACAAGCTAGAGACACGGCTGATAAATTGGAAAAAGAACAATTGGCAGCTGCTAAAGTAGAAATTGCTCGATTAAAAGAAGAAGCAAGAAAATCAATAGAATTAGAAAGAAAACAAGCATTAGCAAGTGCACAAAATGATATCAGTCGTCTTTCTCTTGATATTGCTGAGAAATTGATTGGCAAAGAATTATCTAATGAAGGGCATGCTGAATTAATAGAAGAGTATATCGAAAGGTTGGCGAATAATAATGAAGTTAAATAG
- the prfA gene encoding peptide chain release factor 1 — MFDRLESVEGRYEELNELLSDPEVVTDTKRLMKLTKEEAAIRETVATYRRYKEVGQAISDTEEMLGEKLDNEMAEMAKEELSDLKKEKTEIEEAMKVLMLPKDENDDRNIIMEIRGAAGGDEAQLFAGDLFNMYQKYADAQGWRTEVLAANITDIGGYKEITLMITGENVYSKLKYENGAHRVQRIPSTESQGRIHTSTATVVVMPEAEEVELNLPDKDIRTDIYHASGAGGQHVNKTASAVRLTHLPTGIAVAMQDERSQIKNREKAMKVLRARVFDHIRQAAQSEYDAERKSAIGTGDRSERIRTYNFPQSRVTDHRIGLTIQKLDQILSGKLDEIVDALILNDQTAKMEQLQHEE, encoded by the coding sequence ATGTTTGATAGATTAGAAAGCGTTGAAGGACGTTACGAAGAATTAAATGAATTGCTCAGTGACCCAGAGGTTGTTACTGATACAAAACGATTGATGAAACTGACGAAAGAAGAAGCAGCAATTCGCGAGACTGTTGCAACTTATCGCCGTTACAAAGAAGTTGGTCAAGCTATTTCTGACACTGAAGAAATGCTTGGTGAAAAATTAGACAATGAAATGGCTGAAATGGCTAAAGAAGAATTAAGTGATTTAAAAAAAGAAAAAACAGAGATCGAAGAAGCGATGAAAGTTTTGATGTTGCCTAAAGATGAAAATGACGATCGTAATATCATCATGGAAATTCGTGGAGCCGCTGGTGGAGATGAAGCCCAATTGTTTGCTGGGGATTTGTTTAATATGTATCAAAAATATGCTGATGCACAAGGTTGGAGAACTGAAGTTTTAGCTGCTAATATTACGGATATCGGTGGATACAAAGAGATCACTTTAATGATCACGGGAGAAAATGTTTATTCTAAATTAAAATATGAAAACGGCGCTCACCGTGTTCAACGGATCCCTTCAACTGAATCGCAAGGCCGTATCCATACCTCAACTGCGACAGTAGTGGTCATGCCGGAAGCTGAAGAAGTGGAATTGAATCTGCCAGATAAAGACATCCGGACAGATATCTACCACGCAAGTGGAGCTGGTGGACAGCACGTTAATAAAACCGCTTCTGCCGTTCGGTTGACGCATTTACCTACAGGAATCGCTGTGGCAATGCAAGACGAACGTTCGCAAATTAAAAACCGTGAGAAGGCAATGAAAGTATTGCGTGCCAGAGTGTTTGATCATATCCGACAAGCAGCTCAAAGTGAGTATGATGCAGAACGGAAATCAGCTATTGGAACGGGAGATCGTTCGGAACGCATCCGTACCTATAATTTCCCACAAAGTCGAGTGACCGATCACCGTATCGGATTAACGATTCAAAAATTGGATCAAATTCTATCGGGTAAATTAGATGAAATTGTTGATGCGTTGATTTTGAATGATCAAACAGCCAAAATGGAGCAATTGCAACATGAAGAGTAA
- the atpB gene encoding F0F1 ATP synthase subunit A — MDHENPIVTLFGLGFNVTNTIVTVSACVIVFLIAFICTRNLQIKPTGKQNFIEWVVDFTGNIASSAMSKQQSEKFRLLGFTILTFVFVSNMMGLPLMLTIDGYQMWKSPTADPVITLTLAAMVIVMTHYFGVQEQGAKNYFMNSFVRPVPFLFPIKIFEEFTNTLTLALRLYGNIYAGEILLGLIASLAQSQGVFTWIVGIPLGMAWQGFSIFIGSIQAFVFTTLTMVYLSHKVEHEESTEHLKEAA, encoded by the coding sequence GTGGATCACGAAAATCCGATTGTTACGTTGTTTGGCTTAGGTTTTAATGTCACCAATACAATCGTAACAGTATCAGCGTGCGTGATTGTATTCTTGATTGCGTTTATTTGTACGAGAAATTTACAAATAAAGCCAACAGGTAAGCAGAATTTTATTGAATGGGTAGTCGATTTTACTGGAAACATTGCTTCAAGTGCGATGTCTAAGCAACAATCAGAAAAATTCAGATTACTAGGTTTTACGATTTTAACATTTGTATTTGTCTCAAATATGATGGGGCTACCTTTAATGCTAACGATTGATGGTTATCAAATGTGGAAAAGTCCAACGGCTGATCCAGTAATCACATTAACATTAGCAGCTATGGTAATTGTCATGACACATTATTTTGGAGTGCAAGAACAAGGAGCAAAAAACTACTTTATGAATAGTTTTGTTAGACCAGTTCCTTTCTTATTTCCAATTAAAATCTTTGAAGAATTTACAAATACATTAACTTTAGCGCTACGTCTTTATGGAAACATTTATGCTGGAGAAATTTTACTTGGATTGATCGCTTCTTTAGCTCAAAGCCAAGGAGTATTCACTTGGATAGTTGGTATTCCTTTAGGAATGGCATGGCAAGGATTCTCTATCTTTATCGGAAGTATACAAGCATTTGTTTTTACAACACTGACGATGGTTTATCTTTCTCATAAAGTTGAACACGAAGAGAGTACAGAACATCTGAAAGAAGCAGCATAA
- the prmC gene encoding peptide chain release factor N(5)-glutamine methyltransferase, which produces MKSKATYREVLKWASSFLEMCKREPNAAELLLKERLNWTKTDVMMQLNEVMPSDVKHQLLQDVSNHGSGMPVQQILGYGWFYERKFKVTKDTLIPRPETEEIVDKFLKETFSDQKLSVLDIGTGSGIIGITIKKERPLFEVTATDLSSRALKVAQENAALLQAEVRFLAGDLTQPVKGETFDVILSNPPYISNDEISLMDESVLHYEPHVALFAENDGLAIYQRLAEETPAILNPGGEILLEIGFKQGERVQKIFQQAFPNAKVTIEKDMSRNDRLIRVKTS; this is translated from the coding sequence ATGAAGAGTAAAGCAACCTATAGAGAAGTCCTGAAATGGGCTTCTTCTTTTTTAGAAATGTGTAAAAGAGAACCCAATGCTGCTGAACTTTTATTAAAAGAACGGCTAAACTGGACTAAAACAGACGTTATGATGCAGTTAAATGAAGTGATGCCCTCGGATGTGAAACACCAGCTGTTACAAGATGTTTCCAACCATGGTTCAGGGATGCCTGTTCAACAAATACTAGGATATGGCTGGTTTTATGAACGTAAATTTAAAGTAACTAAAGATACATTGATTCCGCGACCGGAAACAGAAGAAATTGTGGATAAATTTTTGAAGGAAACGTTTTCGGATCAAAAATTATCAGTTTTAGATATTGGAACGGGTTCAGGAATCATTGGGATCACCATCAAAAAAGAGCGACCTCTTTTTGAAGTAACGGCGACTGACTTATCCTCTAGAGCTCTAAAGGTGGCCCAAGAAAATGCTGCCTTATTACAGGCAGAAGTTCGTTTTCTAGCAGGTGATTTGACCCAACCGGTAAAAGGAGAAACGTTCGATGTTATTCTCTCGAACCCGCCATATATTTCAAATGATGAGATCAGCCTTATGGATGAGAGTGTTTTACATTATGAACCGCATGTAGCCTTATTTGCTGAAAATGATGGATTAGCCATTTATCAAAGATTAGCTGAAGAAACGCCAGCTATTTTAAATCCAGGTGGTGAAATTTTATTAGAGATTGGATTTAAACAAGGGGAGAGAGTTCAAAAAATTTTTCAACAGGCTTTCCCTAATGCTAAAGTGACCATTGAAAAAGATATGAGTCGAAATGACCGCTTGATCCGAGTTAAAACGAGCTAA
- a CDS encoding thymidine kinase has product MAQLFFKYGAMNSGKTIEILKVAYNYEEQNKPVAIMTSGLDDRDEIGLVSSRIGLRREGIAIFEETNIFETIKALKDVPACVLIDESQFLTKEHVLQLAHIVDELEIPVMAFGLKNDFKNELFEGSKYLLLYADKIEEMKTICWYCHKKATMNMRMIDGKPVYSGEQIQIGGNESYFPVCRKHYFNPLLKDDL; this is encoded by the coding sequence ATGGCACAACTTTTTTTTAAATACGGAGCAATGAACAGTGGAAAGACGATTGAAATTTTAAAAGTAGCCTATAACTATGAAGAACAAAATAAGCCGGTAGCAATCATGACTAGCGGTTTAGATGATCGAGATGAGATTGGGCTAGTATCAAGTCGGATCGGTTTAAGACGTGAAGGTATTGCTATATTTGAAGAAACCAATATTTTTGAAACGATCAAAGCATTAAAAGATGTCCCTGCATGTGTATTGATCGATGAATCGCAATTTTTGACAAAAGAGCATGTGCTCCAATTGGCTCATATTGTAGATGAATTAGAAATTCCAGTTATGGCATTTGGATTGAAAAATGATTTTAAAAATGAATTGTTTGAAGGCTCAAAATACCTATTGCTATACGCAGATAAGATTGAAGAAATGAAAACAATTTGCTGGTACTGCCATAAAAAAGCAACGATGAACATGCGTATGATCGATGGAAAGCCCGTTTATTCAGGAGAACAAATCCAAATAGGGGGCAATGAAAGTTACTTTCCGGTATGTCGCAAACATTACTTCAATCCCCTATTGAAGGACGATTTGTAA
- a CDS encoding L-threonylcarbamoyladenylate synthase, whose amino-acid sequence METIIYRPSEVFKAALKLQQGELISFPTETVYGLGADATNEAAVKKVYSAKGRPTDNPLIVHVWAIEEVEQYVQEVPEVAKKLMKAFWPGPLTLIFKVREHVFAPTVTAGLDSVAIRMPDNALTLQLIRESGKPLVGPSANTSGKPSPTSAEHVFHDLKGKIAGVLDDGETGVGLESTVLDITDPDSPMILRPGATTKEALEQVIGTVYVDRHLLSSDEAPKAPGMKYTHYSPNEPVVIVTGDKSVWEKAIETYQRQGEKIGLLADQEILHQFQANVSAIYSLGENKNINEASRLLYSGLRSFETTEATIILAQAYTQNGLGEAYMNRLQKAAGNHFFEQE is encoded by the coding sequence GTGGAAACTATTATCTATCGACCTTCAGAAGTATTTAAAGCGGCTCTAAAACTGCAACAAGGTGAACTGATTTCTTTTCCTACAGAAACCGTTTATGGATTAGGAGCAGATGCCACAAATGAAGCAGCAGTAAAAAAAGTTTATTCAGCAAAGGGAAGACCGACTGATAATCCTTTGATCGTGCATGTTTGGGCAATCGAAGAAGTTGAGCAGTATGTCCAAGAAGTACCTGAAGTAGCTAAGAAATTGATGAAGGCTTTCTGGCCGGGACCATTGACGTTGATTTTTAAAGTTAGAGAACATGTTTTTGCACCAACCGTTACGGCAGGTTTGGATAGTGTAGCCATACGGATGCCGGATAACGCGTTAACGTTGCAGTTGATCCGAGAGTCGGGAAAACCACTTGTCGGACCTAGCGCCAACACTTCTGGTAAACCCAGTCCAACATCGGCAGAACATGTTTTCCATGATTTGAAAGGAAAAATAGCTGGTGTGCTAGATGATGGGGAAACAGGGGTAGGATTAGAATCAACGGTTCTAGACATCACAGATCCGGATAGCCCTATGATTTTGCGGCCAGGTGCAACGACGAAAGAAGCTTTGGAGCAGGTTATTGGGACGGTTTATGTCGATCGACACCTGTTGTCAAGCGATGAGGCACCTAAAGCTCCAGGGATGAAATACACCCATTATAGTCCAAATGAACCGGTAGTGATCGTCACTGGGGATAAGAGCGTATGGGAGAAAGCAATTGAAACGTATCAAAGGCAAGGGGAGAAAATTGGACTATTAGCAGATCAAGAGATTTTGCACCAATTTCAAGCAAATGTAAGTGCTATCTATTCATTAGGCGAAAATAAAAATATCAATGAGGCTTCAAGATTGTTATACTCAGGACTAAGGTCTTTTGAAACAACAGAGGCCACAATAATTTTAGCCCAAGCGTATACTCAAAATGGTTTGGGAGAAGCGTATATGAATCGGCTCCAAAAGGCAGCAGGCAATCATTTTTTTGAACAAGAGTAG
- the atpE gene encoding F0F1 ATP synthase subunit C produces the protein MGLIGAAIAVAGAAIGAALGSSKVVAKTIESIARQPEMKGQLQTLMYIGVGLVEAIPIMAVVIAFILVFQ, from the coding sequence ATGGGTTTAATAGGAGCAGCAATAGCAGTAGCAGGAGCAGCCATTGGGGCAGCACTAGGTTCAAGTAAGGTTGTAGCAAAAACAATTGAATCAATCGCACGTCAACCAGAAATGAAAGGTCAATTACAAACATTAATGTATATCGGTGTTGGATTAGTAGAAGCTATTCCAATCATGGCAGTTGTTATCGCCTTTATTTTAGTTTTCCAATAA
- the upp gene encoding uracil phosphoribosyltransferase, producing the protein MSKVQVMDHPLIQHKLTILRDKNTGTKDFREAVNEIARLMAFEVSRDMPLQDVEIETPLVKSVQKKLAGKKVAIIPILRAGLGMVDGMLDLIPAAKVGHVGMYRDHETLEPVEYFVKLPSDINERLLLVVDPMLATGGSAIAAIDSLKKRGATTIKFVCLVAAPEGVAALEKAHPDVDIFTAALDERLDENGYILPGLGDAGDRLFGTM; encoded by the coding sequence ATGTCGAAAGTTCAAGTTATGGATCATCCATTAATCCAACACAAATTAACCATTCTTCGCGATAAGAATACCGGAACGAAAGATTTTAGAGAAGCAGTTAATGAAATTGCACGTTTAATGGCATTTGAAGTCTCTAGAGATATGCCTTTACAAGATGTAGAAATCGAAACTCCTTTAGTAAAATCTGTTCAAAAGAAATTGGCTGGTAAAAAAGTTGCGATCATTCCGATTCTAAGAGCTGGATTGGGTATGGTCGATGGAATGTTAGATTTAATTCCTGCGGCAAAAGTTGGACACGTTGGAATGTACCGTGACCATGAAACTTTGGAACCGGTAGAGTATTTCGTTAAATTGCCATCAGATATCAATGAACGTTTATTACTAGTTGTTGATCCAATGCTTGCTACAGGTGGATCAGCTATTGCAGCAATCGATTCATTGAAAAAACGTGGAGCTACAACGATAAAATTTGTCTGCCTAGTTGCAGCTCCAGAAGGTGTAGCAGCTTTAGAAAAAGCTCATCCTGATGTAGATATTTTTACAGCAGCTTTAGATGAACGGTTAGATGAAAATGGCTATATTTTACCTGGACTAGGAGATGCCGGCGATCGATTATTCGGCACAATGTAA